The following coding sequences lie in one Cloeon dipterum chromosome 1, ieCloDipt1.1, whole genome shotgun sequence genomic window:
- the LOC135934878 gene encoding protein lin-54 homolog isoform X2, which translates to MSDQISASDLESLVTFHPDLGKLEPDDEEVYEQTEEMLVEQDHVLEEEVTDSLLQGVVINDSGGEIITSDVAEGIEQGTYLFLQQPHDLGSAQIITQARPSDGNLIHLRPIPSTSNKLPTIRPAPASPKKQNFTKLVISGGTTKSPIMIPSSPGTPQQIKLIAASPTPGPSVQRISLSQAQQMGFLGSSKTLVSSTNNQNLNLHKVASPRTISTPKITMITQGQKPPAKILPAPTLKPIINTQPSFGVKQIAAGTQKVIIRQAGSTKSLSSSPGSTGMIRIPATQNIISASGDGIQLPGNRQFVRIVASPNAPSIPKATMVPVKQNVLAASPKVVPIAPAQSIQLSNKPQKIIVPATTVGRVSQVSTAAVTQLGGTLVPTAGGNFMVLPTQIYEQLQSVTPVSAEIKIKPEQKLSPKSLLDARTASHAKLALETNLKRKPCNCTKSQCLKLYCDCFANGEFCFNCNCNTCFNNLEHEEDRQRAIRACLERNPAAFKPKIGKAQAGDERRHNKGCNCKRSGCLKNYCECFEAKIPCTHMCKCVGCRNLEDSEERKLDRENVVLAAGLRARQQHLYAASRARLTMTKRGKPQLASQHLTRQPFGFMNQRLVDATCQCLLAQAQEGESMEMEDVQIEQKILQEFGECLKQFIECSASVDHNL; encoded by the exons ATGTCAGACCAAATTTCCGCGAGTGACCTGGAGTCACTTGTGACCTTTCATCCTGATCTTGGAAAATTAGAGCCAGATGATGAAGAAGTTTATGAGCAAACAGAAGAAATGCTTGTGGAGCAGGATCATGTGCTGGAGGAAGAAGTTACAGATTCATTACTTCAAGGGGTTGTCATTAACGATAGTGGAGGCGAAATT ATCACAAGTGACGTCGCAGAAGGTATTGAGCAAGGAACTTACTTATTCCTTCAGCAACCGCATGATTTGGGAAGCGCACAAATTATTACTCAAGCCAGACCTTCAGATGGTAACCTTATTCATCTACGCCCTATTCCTTCCACATCAAACAAACTGCCAACCATCAGACCAGCACCCGCATCTCCTAAAAAGCAG AATTTTACGAAGCTGGTGATTTCGGGCGGAACCACCAAGTCTCCAATTATGATTCCCTCATCTCCTGGCACACCTCAGCAAATCAAGCTTATTGCGGCCAGTCCTACGCCTGGGCCCAGTGTGCAACGGATATCACTTTCTCAGGCACAACAAATGGGCTTTCTTGGATCTAGCAAGACACTTGTCTCTTCGACCAACAACCAAAACCTGAATTTGCACAAAGTGGCCTCTCCCAGAACCATATCAACTCCGAAAATTACGATGATCACCCAGGGACAGAAGCCGCCAGCCAAAATACTACCAGCTCCTACTCTTAAGCCCATCATTAACACCCAGCCATCCTTTGGTGTCAAACAGATTGCTGCCGGCACCCAGAAAGTCATCATTCGACAAGCT GGAAGCACAAAGTCGTTGAGCTCATCCCCTGGTTCTACTGGGATGATCAGAATTCCTGctacacaaaatattattagtgcCTCTGGAGATGGCATTCAATTGCCTGGAAACAGACAG tttgtccgtattgtcgcgtctccAAATGCACCGTCAATTCCAAAGGCTACAATGGTGCCTGTGAAACAGAACGTGTTGGCTGCCTCGCCAAAAGTTGTGCCTATCGCTCCAGCGCAATCGATT CAATTGTCAAACAAGCCACAGAAAATCATTGTGCCTGCAACAACAGTCGGCAGAGTGAGTCAGGTCTCCACTGCAGCTGTCACTCAGCTTGGTGGCACTCTAGTTCCCACTGCTGGCGGAAACTTCATGGTGCTACCCACCCAAATTTATGAGCAGCTTCAAAGTGTAACTCCGGTGTCCGctgagattaaaataaaaccggAGCAAAAGCTAAGCCCAAAGTCTCTCCTCGACGCTCGAACTGCAAGTCACGCCAAGCTGGCTCTAGagacaaatttgaaaaggaaGCCTTGTAATTGCACCAAATCTCAGTGCTTGAAATT GTATTGCGATTGTTTTGCAAATGGCGAGTTCTGCTTCAACTGCAATTGCAACACTTGTTTTAACAACTTGGAACATGAGGAAGACAGGCAACGAGCCATACGAGCGTGTCTGGAAAGGAACCCAGCCGCTTTCAAGCCAAAGATTGGCAAAGCGCAGGCTGGAGATGAACGAAGGCACAACAAGGGATGCAACTGCAAGCGGTCTGGTTGCCTGAAGAATTATTGCGAATGTTTTGAG GCCAAAATTCCCTGCACACACATGTGCAAATGCGTCGGTTGCCGCAACCTCGAGGACAGTGAGGAGCGGAAATTGGACAGAGAGAACGTTGTGCTCGCTGCCGGTTTGAGGGCCAGGCAGCAGCATTTGTATGCTGCAAGTAGAGCAAGACTCACCATGACAAAGCGAGGAAAGCCACAGTTGGCGAGTCAGCATCTCACAAG ACAACCATTCGGTTTCATGAACCAACGACTTGTTGATGCCACTTGCCAGTGCTTGCTGGCGCAAGCTCAAGAAGGGGAATCCATGGAGATGGAAGATGTACAGATCGAGCAGAAAATACTCCAAGAATTTGGGGAGTGCCTCAAGCAGTTCATCGAGTGCTCAGCAAGTGTGGATCATAATTTGTAA
- the LOC135934882 gene encoding voltage-dependent anion-selective channel-like — protein sequence MAPPTYGDLGKAARDVFGKGYHFGVLKLDVKTKTPTGIEFSSGGSHNVESGKVVGTLESKYKKSEYGMTFTEKWNTDNVVGLEWSVQDQLAKGLKLSLESSFAPQSGKKSAKAKTEYKHEILSSNFDVDLDTGAPVIHGASVFGYNGWLAGYQMSFDTAKSKLLKNNFAVAYECKDFALHTTVNDGNQFNGSIYQKVDSNLETGIQLSWAAGSASNTTFGIGCKYNLDKDASLRAKVNNSFQVGLGYQQKLRDGVTLTLSTLIDAKNFNQGSHKVGLGLELEA from the exons ATGGCTCCTCCCACTTATGGTGATCTTGGAAAGGCTGCCCGCGATGTTTTCGGCAAGGGCTACCACTTCGGCGTCCTGAAACTCGACGTTAAGACCAAAACTCCCACCGGCATCGAGTTCAGCTCAGGAGGCTCTCACAATGTCGAGTCTGGCAAGGTTGTGGGAACCCTTGAGAGCAAGTACAAGAAGTCGGAGTATG gaaTGACCTTCACTGAGAAGTGGAACACAGACAACGTCGTCGGTCTGGAATGGTCGGTGCAGGACCAGCTGGCTAAAGGACTCAAGCTTTCATTGGAGTCTAGTTTCGCCCCTCAGTCTGG cAAGAAGTCTGCCAAGGCTAAGACCGAATACAAGCACGAAATCCTTTCCTCCAACTTTGACGTCGACCTTGACACGGGAGCACCAGTCATCCACGGTGCTTCAGTTTTCGGTTACAATGGCTGGCTAGCCGGCTACCAAATGTCTTTTGACACTGCCAAGTCAAAGTTGCTTAAAAACAACTTTGCCGTTGCATATGAATGCAAGGACTTCGCGCTGCACACCACTGT aAATGACGGCAACCAGTTCAACGGATCCATTTACCAGAAGGTTGATAGCAACTTGGAAACTGGAATTCAGCTTTCCTGGGCTGCTGGATCGGCTAGCAACACCACCTTCGGAATTGGCTGCAAGTACAACCTGGACAAGGACGCTTCTCTCCGTGCTAAGGTCAACAACAGCTTCCAGGTTGGCTTGGGCTACCAGCAGAAGCTGAGGGATG GAGTGACCCTAACTCTTTCCACTCTCATCGACGCCAAGAACTTCAATCAGGGCAGCCACAAGGTTGGCTTGGGTTTGGAGCTGGAAGCTTAG
- the LOC135934880 gene encoding uncharacterized protein LOC135934880 — translation MTRFARATGSKSSNARVVEEATSWAEMKKQLLENQESASQSSKEIQEKIAKVKSKKVEKEAPISEWAEFDSNALLKPSYLEQQSDTAGSAVEKPEMKKKKNVGERTESAKEKSSNTVGKKKLKLASPSGFSPKLDKVAEMEKITPDANGGSTVASKKKMKGKKNKKEPDMSKKTGAIGNNLVSSGGQKFAKPENQATSKKRRAEKQLEGTDPKRRKPLSETIFVDGRSIEIEIYDGFPVLKEDAARLRELYKKMLKEGIPKAEARKAMKLERRRAEKALSREKKKVCFHCRQAGHMMTDCPKLSSGSCEVCFKCGSTEHKSPQCKVSQGNDFKFSTCFVCGESGHISRQCPDNPRGLYPQGGGCRICGDVTHLKRDCPQLVEERQEKTVRVSSVGNYNSIEDLDEKKPAPAVALGGPRKNKLIKF, via the coding sequence ATGACGAGATTTGCTCGAGCAACTGGTTCCAAATCAAGCAATGCTCGGGTCGTCGAAGAAGCTACTTCTTGGGCAGAGATGAAGAAGCAACTCCTTGAAAACCAGGAATCTGCTTCGCAGTCTTCAAAGGAAATCCAAGAAAAAATCGCAAAGGTCAAATCAAAAAAAGTTGAGAAGGAGGCACCAATCAGTGAATGGGCTGAATTTGATTCAAACGCATTATTGAAACCATCTTACTTGGAGCAGCAGAGTGATACAGCAGGCTCAGCCGTTGAAAAGCccgaaatgaaaaagaagaaaaatgtcGGCGAAAGAACTGAATCAGCCaaagaaaaatcaagtaaTACTGTAGgaaagaaaaaactgaaattggcCAGTCCATCAGGATTTTCTCCTAAATTGGACAAGGTTGCTGAAATGGAAAAGATCACACCTGATGCGAATGGTGGCTCTACTGTTGCTTCAAAAAAGAAGATgaagggaaagaaaaataaaaaagaacctGATATGTCCAAGAAAACTGGTGCAATCGGAAACAATTTAGTTTCTTCTGGGGGACAGAAATTCGCCAAACCTGAAAACCAGGCAACTTCTAAGAAGAGACGTGCCGAAAAGCAGTTGGAAGGAACTGACCCCAAGCGAAGAAAACCACTATCCGAAACCATTTTTGTTGATGGCAGAAGCATAGAAATTGAGATTTATGACGGCTTTCCTGTCCTGAAAGAAGATGCGGCCAGGCTTAGGGAACTCTACAAGAAAATGCTGAAAGAAGGTATACCTAAAGCAGAGGCAAGGAAAGCCATGAAGCTGGAGAGGAGGAGGGCAGAGAAAGCCTTGAGCAGGGAAAAGAAGAAAGTGTGCTTCCATTGTCGACAGGCAGGCCACATGATGACTGATTGCCCGAAGTTGTCAAGCGGCTCATGCGAAGTGTGCTTCAAGTGTGGTTCCACAGAGCACAAAAGTCCCCAGTGCAAGGTCAGCCAAGGGAATGACTTCAAGTTCAGCACTTGTTTCGTGTGCGGCGAGTCTGGACACATTTCAAGGCAGTGTCCGGACAATCCAAGGGGACTCTATCCTCAAGGTGGTGGATGCAGAATTTGTGGCGACGTCACCCACTTGAAAAGGGACTGTCCGCAGTTGGTAGAGGAGCGTCAAGAGAAGACGGTGAGAGTGAGCAGCGTAGGAAACTACAACTCAATTGAAGATTTGGATGAGAAAAAACCAGCACCTGCAGTCGCGTTGGGTGGCCCAAGAAAGAATAagcttatcaaattttaa
- the LOC135934878 gene encoding protein lin-54 homolog isoform X1, whose product MSDQISASDLESLVTFHPDLGKLEPDDEEVYEQTEEMLVEQDHVLEEEVTDSLLQGVVINDSGGEIITSDVAEGIEQGTYLFLQQPHDLGSAQIITQARPSDGNLIHLRPIPSTSNKLPTIRPAPASPKKQNFTKLVISGGTTKSPIMIPSSPGTPQQIKLIAASPTPGPSVQRISLSQAQQMGFLGSSKTLVSSTNNQNLNLHKVASPRTISTPKITMITQGQKPPAKILPAPTLKPIINTQPSFGVKQIAAGTQKVIIRQAGSTKSLSSSPGSTGMIRIPATQNIISASGDGIQLPGNRQFVRIVASPNAPSIPKATMVPVKQNVLAASPKVVPIAPAQSIVRDSIKNQPGYSFAANWQQLSNKPQKIIVPATTVGRVSQVSTAAVTQLGGTLVPTAGGNFMVLPTQIYEQLQSVTPVSAEIKIKPEQKLSPKSLLDARTASHAKLALETNLKRKPCNCTKSQCLKLYCDCFANGEFCFNCNCNTCFNNLEHEEDRQRAIRACLERNPAAFKPKIGKAQAGDERRHNKGCNCKRSGCLKNYCECFEAKIPCTHMCKCVGCRNLEDSEERKLDRENVVLAAGLRARQQHLYAASRARLTMTKRGKPQLASQHLTRQPFGFMNQRLVDATCQCLLAQAQEGESMEMEDVQIEQKILQEFGECLKQFIECSASVDHNL is encoded by the exons ATGTCAGACCAAATTTCCGCGAGTGACCTGGAGTCACTTGTGACCTTTCATCCTGATCTTGGAAAATTAGAGCCAGATGATGAAGAAGTTTATGAGCAAACAGAAGAAATGCTTGTGGAGCAGGATCATGTGCTGGAGGAAGAAGTTACAGATTCATTACTTCAAGGGGTTGTCATTAACGATAGTGGAGGCGAAATT ATCACAAGTGACGTCGCAGAAGGTATTGAGCAAGGAACTTACTTATTCCTTCAGCAACCGCATGATTTGGGAAGCGCACAAATTATTACTCAAGCCAGACCTTCAGATGGTAACCTTATTCATCTACGCCCTATTCCTTCCACATCAAACAAACTGCCAACCATCAGACCAGCACCCGCATCTCCTAAAAAGCAG AATTTTACGAAGCTGGTGATTTCGGGCGGAACCACCAAGTCTCCAATTATGATTCCCTCATCTCCTGGCACACCTCAGCAAATCAAGCTTATTGCGGCCAGTCCTACGCCTGGGCCCAGTGTGCAACGGATATCACTTTCTCAGGCACAACAAATGGGCTTTCTTGGATCTAGCAAGACACTTGTCTCTTCGACCAACAACCAAAACCTGAATTTGCACAAAGTGGCCTCTCCCAGAACCATATCAACTCCGAAAATTACGATGATCACCCAGGGACAGAAGCCGCCAGCCAAAATACTACCAGCTCCTACTCTTAAGCCCATCATTAACACCCAGCCATCCTTTGGTGTCAAACAGATTGCTGCCGGCACCCAGAAAGTCATCATTCGACAAGCT GGAAGCACAAAGTCGTTGAGCTCATCCCCTGGTTCTACTGGGATGATCAGAATTCCTGctacacaaaatattattagtgcCTCTGGAGATGGCATTCAATTGCCTGGAAACAGACAG tttgtccgtattgtcgcgtctccAAATGCACCGTCAATTCCAAAGGCTACAATGGTGCCTGTGAAACAGAACGTGTTGGCTGCCTCGCCAAAAGTTGTGCCTATCGCTCCAGCGCAATCGATTGTAAGAGATTCGATAAAAAATCAGCCAGGCTATTCATTCGCAGCCAATTGGCAGCAATTGTCAAACAAGCCACAGAAAATCATTGTGCCTGCAACAACAGTCGGCAGAGTGAGTCAGGTCTCCACTGCAGCTGTCACTCAGCTTGGTGGCACTCTAGTTCCCACTGCTGGCGGAAACTTCATGGTGCTACCCACCCAAATTTATGAGCAGCTTCAAAGTGTAACTCCGGTGTCCGctgagattaaaataaaaccggAGCAAAAGCTAAGCCCAAAGTCTCTCCTCGACGCTCGAACTGCAAGTCACGCCAAGCTGGCTCTAGagacaaatttgaaaaggaaGCCTTGTAATTGCACCAAATCTCAGTGCTTGAAATT GTATTGCGATTGTTTTGCAAATGGCGAGTTCTGCTTCAACTGCAATTGCAACACTTGTTTTAACAACTTGGAACATGAGGAAGACAGGCAACGAGCCATACGAGCGTGTCTGGAAAGGAACCCAGCCGCTTTCAAGCCAAAGATTGGCAAAGCGCAGGCTGGAGATGAACGAAGGCACAACAAGGGATGCAACTGCAAGCGGTCTGGTTGCCTGAAGAATTATTGCGAATGTTTTGAG GCCAAAATTCCCTGCACACACATGTGCAAATGCGTCGGTTGCCGCAACCTCGAGGACAGTGAGGAGCGGAAATTGGACAGAGAGAACGTTGTGCTCGCTGCCGGTTTGAGGGCCAGGCAGCAGCATTTGTATGCTGCAAGTAGAGCAAGACTCACCATGACAAAGCGAGGAAAGCCACAGTTGGCGAGTCAGCATCTCACAAG ACAACCATTCGGTTTCATGAACCAACGACTTGTTGATGCCACTTGCCAGTGCTTGCTGGCGCAAGCTCAAGAAGGGGAATCCATGGAGATGGAAGATGTACAGATCGAGCAGAAAATACTCCAAGAATTTGGGGAGTGCCTCAAGCAGTTCATCGAGTGCTCAGCAAGTGTGGATCATAATTTGTAA
- the LOC135942184 gene encoding uncharacterized protein LOC135942184, with the protein MAYEVKCNDEVGRYVVAARDLLEAGEEFLEETAAVVGPKHHTPPVCLGCLALVAGDTFCGRCGWPVCGPECADLPAHKDAECAIFASANVKFGPPPEDPTADCPQLECVTPLRLLLSVGSERWNDEVVKMESHSEKRRGGADWEADQVNIVNFLLEKCKLTGKYTAEQIHQVCGILAVNAFEARSSVSGGNAVRALYPQLAILSHNCVPNTSHSISSDYKVKVRTTVPVKKGEELFSTYTHTLQPTYARRKHLKLSKYFECQCARCADPEELGSNLSTIKCPKCEWGWVRAENPLNEESDYKCGKCEFKMSNADTMKAMEIIKNQLDYLDPESVEMREHLIKKYHSFLHPKHAHLTTLKHALSQLYGRALDYTFDEMPDLLMERKIELCRHMLQIADIIEPGLSRLRGMILYELHAPLIMLARSLYQQKALTGLALLTRMQEAEQVLAQAVQILSLEDPESMEGQLAAQACFSLQQLQQTITMLPQQIDIVDGDKHIGGCTRHADNGRRGDAVFRNFMRQILFNSYSSNQKHFASLLEKNLRMSVATELSSEIEEKRFEELNGVDAICPVRIARSPELGRYLVAFRDISEGEVILKDTPLVVGPQAESAPVCLGCHRPVGLNEPHVCSNCGCALLCGPQCEKLPAHVNECDALRNALPNSAPLLLKDDGNWQCILPMRCFLNQPRGLFQLEAQMDARKESGAWEECERNVVKVLQKHELLKNIPEQAIQRVCAILDVNSFEVRGPPDETGRSESLRGVYPNAALMAHSCFANTHLSIGDNYTLIVKAAAKIAAGEAVFYNYTDTLISTAGRRERLRHGKYFSCECTRCTDPTELGTHLSSLRCSDQQCPGSVVCTNPLEPIAAKWKCDRCEKTLDGSVVRAGLVGVQKELLEVDQTDVLAMEELLAKLSRSLHQNHAAMLELKQALSGMYREQIMDEGPVVPTKLLTRKLEICQSLLPVIERLEPPLSRLRGITLYEIASPMVALAKQKKVSKVSSATWVADVRNQYVKCEELLRESAKILLHEPPSAPEAHLAKVAIMELRGVRQEIADLNKKCAKISKKKK; encoded by the exons ATG GCGTATGAAGTGAAGTGCAATGACGAGGTCGGTCGTTATGTGGTCGCCGCGAGAGATTTATTAGAAGCTGGCGAGGAGTTCCTCGAGGAAACTGCAGCAGTCGTTGGGCCTAAGCATCACACTCCTCCAGTTTGCCTTGGCTGCTTGGCCCTTGTCGCCGGCGACACTTTTTGCGGCCGATGCGGCTGGCCTGTGTGCGGACCCGAGTGTGCGGACCTTCCAGCTCACAA GGATGCTGAATGTGCCATTTTTGCGTCTGCAAATGTCAAATTTGGACCACCCCCGGAGGACCCGACCGCAGATTGCCCTCAACTAGAATGCGTTACTCCGCTGAGATTGCTGCTTTCGGTCGGATCAGAAAGGTGGAATGATGAG GTCGTAAAAATGGAAAGCCATTCTGAAAAGCGGCGAGGAGGAGCTGACTGGGAAGCTGACCAGGTCAACATTGTGAATTTCCTGCTTGAAAAGTGCAAATTGACCGGCAAATATACAGCGGAGCAAATTCACCAGGTTTGCGGCATTTTGGCTGTAAACGCGTTTGAGGCTCGTTCCAGTGTCAGCGGGGGAAACGCTGTACGAGCGCTCTATCCGCAG ctgGCAATTTTGTCTCACAACTGCGTGCCCAACACATCTCATTCCATAAGCTCCGACTACAAAGTAAAGGTTCGCACCACTGTTCCTGTGAAGAAGGGCGAAGAACTGTTTTCAACCTACACGCACACACTTCAACCTACGTATGCGCGGCGCAAGCACCTCAAActtagcaaatattttgaatgccA GTGCGCAAGATGTGCTGATCCTGAAGAGCTTGGCTCCAACTTGAGCACAATTAAATGTCCAAAGTGCGAGTGGGGATGGGTTCGAGCTGAAAACCCACTAAACGAAGAATCAGACTACAAATGCGGTAAATGCGAATTCAAAATGTCCAACGCGGACACAATGAAGGCCATGGAAATAATCAAGAATCAGCTGGATTACCTCGACCCTGAAAGCGTGGAAATGAGAGAGcatttgatcaaaaaatacCACAGCTTCCTGCACCCTAAACACGCGCACCTGACCACCCTAAAACACGCCCTGAGCCAGCTCTATGGGCGGGCACTGGACTACACTTTCGACGAGATGCCTGACCTGCTGATGGAGAGAAAAATCGAGCTATGCCGTCACATGCTCCAAATTGCAGACATAATCGAGCCTGGACTCTCCAGACTGAGAG GAATGATTTTGTACGAGCTCCACGCTCCGCTTATCATGCTGGCGCGCAGCCTTTATCAGCAGAAAGCCCTAACCGGTTTGGCTCTTTTGACGCGAATGCAGGAGGCGGAACAAGTGCTAGCCCAAGCCGTTCAAATCCTGTCCCTAGAGGACCCTGAATCAATGGAAGGCCAGTTGGCCGCGCAAGCTTGCTTTTCTTTGCAACAGCTGCAGCAAACCATAACCATGCTGCCCCAGCAAATAGATATTGTGGATGGCGACAAGCACATTGGGGG aTGCACACGGCATGCAGACAACGGACGGCGTGGAGATGCTGTGTTTAGAAATTTCATGAGGCAAATCCTGTTCAATTCTTACTCATCTAATCAGAAGCACTTTGCGAGTTTGCTGGAAAAGAACCTAAGAATGTCAGTTGCTACTGAGTTATCTTCAG AAATCGAGGAGAAACGTTTTGAGGAGCTCAATGGCGTGGATGCTATCTGCCCTGTTCGGATTGCGCGCTCCCCAGAGTTAGGAAG ATATTTAGTGGCATTTCGGGACATTTCTGAAGGCGAAGTTATCCTAAAAGATACACCACTGGTCGTCGGCCCTCAAGCAGAGTCAGCTCCAGTTTGTCTCGGGTGTCATCGACCAGTTGGCCTAAATGAACCGCATGTGTGCTCTAACTGTGGCTGTGCTCTTCTTTGCGGGCCTCAGTGTGAAAAACTACCGGCTCACGTGAACGAATGTGACGCTCTAAG AAACGCTTTGCCCAATTCGGCACCTCTCCTGCTTAAAGACGATGGCAACTGGCAGTGCATTTTGCCCATGCGttgctttttaaatcaacCCAGAGGACTCTTCCAGTTAGAGGCGCAAATGGACGCGCGGAAAGAATCAGGCGCATGGGAAGAGTGCGAGCGAAACGTGGTCAAAGTGCTCCAAAAGCATGAGCTCCTCAAGAATATCCCTGAGCAGGCTATACAGAGGGTTTGCGCAATTTTGGACGTGAATTCTTTTGAG gTGCGAGGTCCACCTGATGAAACCGGCAGGTCAGAAAGCCTTCGCGGCGTGTATCCAAATGCAGCACTCATGGCCCACTCGTGCTTTGCAAACACGCACCTCTCGATAGGCGACAATTACACGCTGATTGTTAAGGCTGCGGCCAAAATCGCGGCCGGGGAGGCCGTCTTTTATAACTACACAGACACTCTGATCAGCACCGCGGGTCGGAGGGAGCGGCTGAGGCACGGAAAATACTTTTCCTGCGAGTGCACGCGCTGCACCGACCCCACTGAACTGGGCACTCACCTCAGTTCTTTGAGGTGCAGCGACCAACAATGTCCAGGATCAGTTGTATGCACCAACCCGCTAGAGCCAATTGCGGCAAAATGGAAATGTGACAg GTGTGAAAAAACATTAGACGGCTCAGTTGTGCGAGCAGGTTTGGTGGGTGTTCAAAAGGAATTGCTCGAAGTTGACCAAACGGACGTGTTAGCTATGGAAGAGCTTCTTGCCAAACTTTCTCGCTCCCTGCACCAAAATCACGCTGCGATGCTGGAGCTGAAGCAGGCGCTCTCTGGAATGTATCGCGAGCAGATCATGGATGAAGGACCGGTAGTTCCAACCAAGCTGCTAACaagaaaacttgaaatttgtCAGTCTCTTTTACCTGTCATCGAGAGACTGGAGCCACCTCTATCTAGGTTGAGAG GAATAACTCTTTACGAGATCGCCTCTCCAATGGTCGCCCTCGCCAAACAGAAGAAAGTCTCAAAAGTGTCAAGCGCAACGTGGGTGGCTGATGTTAGAAACCAATACGTAAAGTGCGAAGAATTGTTGAGAGAATCTGCAAAAATTCTACTGCACGAGCCACCATCAGCTCCAGAAGCGCATTTGGCAAAGGTTGCAATCATGGAACTGAGGGGAGTCAGACAGGAGATCGCCGATTTGAACAAAAagtgtgcgaaaatttcaaagaagaagaaataa
- the CSN4 gene encoding COP9 signalosome complex subunit 4, producing the protein MDTKTNVRQLLSSLVNAGGTHKDQAEKYRQILDNILIGQGEDLVEGLKAFIEAIVNENVSLVISRQLLTDVCSHLQKLPEEISKNVSHFTLDKVQPRVISFEEQVASIRQHLAEIYEKNQNWRDAANVLVGIPLETGQKQYSVEYKLETYLKIARLYLEDDDPVQAEAFINRASLLQAESKDQQLQILYKVCYARVLDYRRKFIEAAQRYNELSYKTIIHEDERLTALKNALLCTILASAGQQRSRMLATLFKDERCQTLPAFSILEKMYLDRIIRRSELSEFENLLLAHQKAVVADNYGYGKGGSATILDRAVIEHNLLSASKLYNNITFEELGALLEIHPQMAEKIASQMITEGRMNGYIDQIDSIVHFETRDVLPTWDKQIQSLCYQVNQIIEKVSNVEGNWMAKAMDEQMIH; encoded by the exons ATGGACACAAAGACGAATGTTCGACAATTGCTTTCAAGCCTTGTCAACGCTGGTGGAACTCACAAGGACCAGGCCGAAAA ATACCGTCAAATACttgataacattttaattggcCAAGGAGAAGATTTGGTGGAAGGACTGAAAGCTTTCATTGAAGCCA TTGTCAATGAAAATGTGAGTCTTGTCATATCACGACAACTCCTCACTGACGTCTGCAGTCATCTTCAAAAACTTCCTGAGGAGATATCAAAAAATGTGTCTCACTTTACTCTGGATAAAGTTCAGCCAAGAGTGATTTCATTCGAAGAGCAAGTAGCCAGCATCCGTCAGCACCTAGCTGAAatctatgaaaaaaatcaaaactggaGAGATGCTGCCAATGtgcttgttggaattccaCTTGAAACTGGACAGAA acAATACTCAGTCGAGTACAAACTAGAGACTTACTTGAAGATTGCCCGTCTCTATCTGGAGGATGACGATCCCGTTCAAGCTGAAGCTTTCATAAACAGAGCATCACTCCTTCAG GCTGAGTCCAAAGACCAACAGCttcaaattttgtacaaaGTTTGCTACGCCAGAGTGCTGGACTACAGACGCAAGTTTATCGAGGCAGCCCAGAGATACAATGAGCTGTCATATAAAACAATAATCCACGAAGATGAACGATTGACTGCACTGAAGAATGCCCTGCTATGCACGATTCTTGCGTCTGCCG GCCAGCAAAGAAGCAGAATGCTAGCAACACTATTCAAAGACGAGAGATGCCAAACTCTCCCCGCCTTCagcattttggagaaaatgtaCTTGGACAGAATAATTCGACGATCTGAGTTGTCCGAGTTTGAGAACCTTTTGCTTGCACACCAGAAGGCTGTTGTTGCTGACA ATTACGGTTACGGCAAGGGTGGGAGTGCTACCATCCTGGACCGCGCCGTCATTGAACACAACCTGCTCTCAGCCAGCAAACTCTACAACAACATTACATTTGAAGAACTTGGTGCCCTACTGGAAATTCATCCGCAGATGGCCGAAAAGATTGCCAGCCAGATGATCACAGAGGGTCGCATGAATGGATACATTGACCAAATCGACTCGATTGTCCATTTCGAGA CTCGCGACGTCCTTCCAACCTGGGACAAGCAAATCCAATCGCTCTGCTACCAGGTTAACCAGATCATTGAGAAAGTTTCCAACGTCGAGGGCAATTGGATGGCCAAGGCCATGGATGAACAGATGATTCATTAA